The nucleotide sequence CTATCAAGCTCCCAAGCCCGTTAAGTACGTTGTGATCTTCAACCGTTACGACGAAATTGGAGTACTTTCTAAGCACTTCTTCGTCTAAATCATATGGACAGCTGACATTGATAACCGCAAAGTTTATACCTTTTGACTTAAGGATTTCGTGAGCTTTTAACACGTTTGGAATAACAGAGCCTGTTGCGTATATAACTCCGTCTGTTCCGTCTCTGAGTATGTCCATTTTCCCGTACTCAAAAACATAGTTTTCATCGAAGAACAGCGAACCATCTTCTTTTCTGATAGGTTCAAGTTTACTCCTTCCAACTGCAACAACGAAATTGCCGTATTCTTTTGCTATGTATCTCACTACTCTATCGGTCTGGTTCGGGTCAGCCGGGACTATCACTTTGAACCCGTACCACGCAAGCGGTGCGCCTATGTAATTGAGCGCGTGGTGTGTCTTTCCATCTTCACCAACGTCTATACCACAGTGTGTCACAACAACTTTCAAGTTCGTATTGTTTATAGCATTTAATCTGTGCTGGTTGAATGTCTCGTCAACACCAAATACGCCAAAATCCGCAAAGAACGTAACTATTCCATCTGCGGACATAGCTCCCGCAAGTGCTGCTGCGTTGTGCTCCTGCACGCCAATCTCAACAATTCTATCCGGTCTCTCTTTATCTAAGAAATCAAGCTTTACTGAACCCTTCAAATCACAATCAACAGCAACTACGTTATCATTAGCAATGGCAAGATCAGCAATAGCCCTTCCAAGTGCGCTTCTGTTATCCGTTGATTTATCATACACCCTTGGAGCACCTAAATTGACATCAACTTTGTAATACAGCTTAACTTTTTCGTGTGGTTTAACCTCTAACGTTTTTCTCATCGCTATGTACTTTTCAACGTCGTTTTCAATTCCCAATTCATTGAGTGCTTTATCAAGCTCATCCTTTGACAAAGCCTTACCGTGGTAATCAGGTTTATCTTCCATAAAGCTTACGCCTTTACCGATAATTGTATGTGCAATGATTGCTGTCGGGTAGCCATCGTTTCGAGCTATTCTCAATGCAGAAAGTATCTGCTCATAGTTATGACCGTTAATTTCTATTGTCTTCCAGCCTGCTGCTTCGAATTCTGCTTTAATGTCAACGTACATTATGTCCCTTGCATGACCGCTAATTTGGATATCGTTGTAATCGACGATGACAGTCAGATTGTCGAGATGGTACTTTTTCGCAGTTCTTCTTGCTTCTTGTACTTGTCCCTTTGCGCTCTCGCCGTCGCTCATAACCACGTACACATGGTAATCCTTTTTCTTGTACTTTGCAGCCAAGGCAAATCCAACACCTGCCGATAAACCTTGACCGAGGTTGCCCGTTGTCCATTCGACGCCTGGTATCCCACGTGTTATATGTCCTTCGAAGATTGAGGCAGGATGCCTGAAACCTGAGATAACTTCTTCTCTATTTACAAAACCATATGCAGCTAAAGTCGAGTACACTCCCGGGGAAATATGACCATGGCTCACCACTATCCTATCTCTGTCTTCGTTCCATGGATCTTCAGGAAATACGTTTGCAAACGAATACAAGCTGAGCAAAATGTCTATTGATGACATCGAGCCACCTGGATGTCCAGAGTTTGCCACGTATGTCATCTTCAAAATATCTCCGCGACACTGTGTGCCTAATGCTTTAAGTTCTTCCAGTGTTTTCTTCACTTGGC is from Fervidobacterium gondwanense DSM 13020 and encodes:
- a CDS encoding transketolase, encoding MKKTLEELKALGTQCRGDILKMTYVANSGHPGGSMSSIDILLSLYSFANVFPEDPWNEDRDRIVVSHGHISPGVYSTLAAYGFVNREEVISGFRHPASIFEGHITRGIPGVEWTTGNLGQGLSAGVGFALAAKYKKKDYHVYVVMSDGESAKGQVQEARRTAKKYHLDNLTVIVDYNDIQISGHARDIMYVDIKAEFEAAGWKTIEINGHNYEQILSALRIARNDGYPTAIIAHTIIGKGVSFMEDKPDYHGKALSKDELDKALNELGIENDVEKYIAMRKTLEVKPHEKVKLYYKVDVNLGAPRVYDKSTDNRSALGRAIADLAIANDNVVAVDCDLKGSVKLDFLDKERPDRIVEIGVQEHNAAALAGAMSADGIVTFFADFGVFGVDETFNQHRLNAINNTNLKVVVTHCGIDVGEDGKTHHALNYIGAPLAWYGFKVIVPADPNQTDRVVRYIAKEYGNFVVAVGRSKLEPIRKEDGSLFFDENYVFEYGKMDILRDGTDGVIYATGSVIPNVLKAHEILKSKGINFAVINVSCPYDLDEEVLRKYSNFVVTVEDHNVLNGLGSLIAQEYFEMRMMPSKFIKLGLSEFPVSGDSKFLFEIYGLSGEKIAEKIMEKLCCK